ATTCAATTAGAGTACTAGTTGAGGGAATGCAAAGAGGTAAAATTTCAGAGTATAAAGATAAGGAACCCTTTGTAAGTGTGGAAGTAGAGCTTATTTACGATGAACAAAGCGTAGATGATAAAAAATGTAAGGCATACATTAGACTTATAGATAAAGCTTTTGAAGAATACATAAATTTATCGGTTAACAGTTTTCCTGATGCGTTATTCAGTTTAGAAGAAACAGAAGAACCTGGAAGATATTGTGATATTGTAAGTTCCTATTTAATATTAAAGCCACAAACAAAACAAGAATTGCTTGAAATATTAGATGTTACTAAGAGACTTGAAAAACTATTACTTATATTAAAGAATGAGCTTGAAGTTTTAAAAATAGAAAAGAAGATCGGAAGCAAGGTTAAGGGCAAAATAGATAAAATTCAAAAGGAATATTATCTAAGAGAACAAATGAAAGCTATACAAGAGGAACTTGGAGAAGATGACGAAAATAAAAAAGAGATAATTGAGTATGAAATTAAAATAAAAAAGGCTAAACTTCCTAAAGAGCCAAAAGAAAAAGCAAATTATGAGCTAAATAGATTAAAAAGTTCAGGAAATTATTCTGCCGATAGTGGAGTATCAAAGTCTTATTTAGATTGGATATTAGCTCTACCTTGGAATAAATCGACTAAAGATAATATTGACATAAGTAAGGCCAGAGAAGTTTTTGATAAAGAACATTACGGGCTTGAGGATGTTAAAGAAAGAATAATAGAATATTTAGCAGTTAAAAAAATTAGCAAGACGCTTAAGGGACCTATACTTTGTTTGGTAGGGCCACCAGGAGTTGGTAAAACATCTATAGCGAAGTCTGTTGCAAATGCATTAAATAGGAATTTTGTTAGAATGTCACTTGGTGGAGTAAAAGATGAAGCTGAAATAAGGGGGCATAGAAAAACTTACGTTGGAGCAATTCCCGGTAGGATTATATATGCAATGAAGCAAGCCGGATCAAAGAATCCATTATTCTTATTAGATGAAATTGATAAGATGAGTGGAGATATTAAAGGCGATCCTGCAGATGCTCTTTTAGAAGTACTGGATAGTGAGCAAAATGCGAGCTTTAGGGATCATTACCTAGAATTAGATTTTGATTTATCAAAAGTATTGTTCATAACTACTGCAAATAAATTGGACACTATTCCAAGAGCTTTA
This window of the Clostridium estertheticum genome carries:
- the lon gene encoding endopeptidase La, which codes for MDKTTKLLPLIPLRGMNIFPYMVLHFDVGREKSILALENAMLNNQEIFLVSQKVSKIEEPEEKDIYEIGTVCNVKQILKLPGDSIRVLVEGMQRGKISEYKDKEPFVSVEVELIYDEQSVDDKKCKAYIRLIDKAFEEYINLSVNSFPDALFSLEETEEPGRYCDIVSSYLILKPQTKQELLEILDVTKRLEKLLLILKNELEVLKIEKKIGSKVKGKIDKIQKEYYLREQMKAIQEELGEDDENKKEIIEYEIKIKKAKLPKEPKEKANYELNRLKSSGNYSADSGVSKSYLDWILALPWNKSTKDNIDISKAREVFDKEHYGLEDVKERIIEYLAVKKISKTLKGPILCLVGPPGVGKTSIAKSVANALNRNFVRMSLGGVKDEAEIRGHRKTYVGAIPGRIIYAMKQAGSKNPLFLLDEIDKMSGDIKGDPADALLEVLDSEQNASFRDHYLELDFDLSKVLFITTANKLDTIPRALLDRMEVIEVSGYTSEEKFHIAKNHIIPKMLKEHNMDDGRITFSDNSITCIIENYTRESGVRSLERQIASVIRKAITEMVEKNKKSVNVTASHVKRYLGAVMFTYDKAETEDKVGVVTGLAWTEVGGVTLPVEASAMEGTGKLELTGQLGDVMKESAKAGYSYVRANAFKYNIDKDFYKNKDIHIHVPEGSVPKDGPSAGVTMITAMVSALTNRKVRHNIAMTGEITLTGRVLPIGGLKEKSLAAYRAGIDTIIIPCENEKDTEKIPKSIKDKLKFIFASKVENVLEHALLENTLNGEINNGDKTI